In Corallococcus silvisoli, one genomic interval encodes:
- a CDS encoding SDR family NAD(P)-dependent oxidoreductase: MHVPREADGSPPAATEDASDPAWALILGASSGTGAAIAKAVARRPGLNVFGVHRGRYPDTALELEARVREAGRDVHLRQADASTPEAAESGADALLARAGPRSVKLFVHAIAGASVGHFLSEGPDRLHPRRVQRTFDCMAHSFVYWVQALVRRDLLAPDARLLGLQNPLDETHLGNTGLISAAKAALEMYVRHLAMELGPKGHRVNLLKFGTVMTPALRHVYSPEALARLESRHAAMHPAGRMGTVEEVARFVTVLVGDDAAWFNGATIDFSGGMTLRLLDLLLNP, encoded by the coding sequence ATGCATGTGCCACGAGAAGCAGACGGGTCCCCTCCAGCCGCCACGGAGGACGCGTCAGACCCGGCGTGGGCGCTCATCCTCGGCGCCTCCTCCGGCACGGGCGCGGCCATCGCGAAGGCCGTCGCGCGCAGGCCAGGGCTCAACGTCTTCGGCGTGCACCGGGGCCGCTACCCGGACACCGCGCTCGAGCTGGAGGCCCGCGTGCGGGAGGCGGGCCGGGACGTGCACCTGCGGCAGGCGGACGCCTCCACCCCCGAGGCCGCCGAGTCCGGCGCGGACGCCCTGCTCGCGCGCGCGGGCCCCCGGAGCGTGAAGCTGTTCGTCCACGCCATCGCCGGCGCGTCCGTGGGGCACTTCCTCTCCGAGGGCCCGGACCGGCTGCACCCGCGCCGCGTGCAGCGCACGTTCGACTGCATGGCGCACTCGTTCGTGTACTGGGTGCAGGCACTGGTGCGGCGCGACCTGCTGGCCCCGGACGCGCGCCTGCTGGGCCTGCAGAACCCGCTGGACGAAACGCACCTGGGCAACACCGGCCTCATCAGCGCCGCCAAGGCCGCGCTGGAGATGTACGTGCGCCATCTGGCGATGGAGCTGGGCCCGAAGGGCCACCGCGTCAACCTGCTCAAGTTCGGCACGGTGATGACGCCCGCCCTGCGCCACGTCTATTCGCCGGAGGCGCTGGCCCGGTTGGAGTCACGCCACGCGGCCATGCACCCCGCGGGGCGCATGGGCACGGTGGAGGAGGTGGCGCGCTTCGTCACCGTGCTCGTGGGCGATGACGCGGCCTGGTTCAACGGCGCCACCATCGACTTCTCCGGGGGCATGACGCTGCGGCTGCTGGACCTGCTGCTCAACCCGTGA
- a CDS encoding methyltransferase domain-containing protein: protein MMRVQDVGLLACPDCRGRLVWHGQSEDDRLDEGRLRCGGCGETWEVEDGLARLYREDRVRGTDRLMRHIYDGLPSLHDPLTAVLTPLFQSVSESRMRDGYMRRLELGSLKRHEDGQPVRVLEVGVGAGANLPRIRGALPPGLSVEVWGMDLSTGMLAQCEKRLRRGRGVKDTRLLVADAHALPFRDATFDRVFHVGGIGGYHQPAVALREMARVARPGTPLVVVDEQMDADFRPSLFQRAAFRALTFYTREARSPRALLPPDAEGVIEEQVSPFYYCLTFRVPGPAVTG from the coding sequence ATGATGCGTGTGCAGGACGTGGGGCTGCTGGCGTGTCCGGACTGTCGGGGCCGGCTGGTGTGGCACGGGCAGAGCGAGGACGACCGGCTGGACGAGGGGCGCCTGCGCTGCGGCGGCTGCGGCGAGACGTGGGAGGTGGAGGACGGGCTGGCCCGGCTCTACCGCGAGGACCGCGTGCGGGGCACGGACCGGCTGATGCGCCACATCTACGACGGGCTGCCCTCGCTGCATGACCCGCTGACGGCGGTGCTGACGCCGCTGTTCCAGTCCGTCTCCGAGTCGCGGATGCGCGACGGGTACATGCGCCGGCTGGAGCTGGGCTCGCTGAAGCGGCATGAGGACGGGCAGCCGGTGCGCGTGCTGGAGGTGGGCGTGGGCGCGGGCGCGAACCTGCCGCGCATCCGGGGGGCCCTGCCGCCGGGCCTGAGCGTGGAGGTGTGGGGGATGGACTTGAGCACCGGCATGCTGGCCCAGTGCGAGAAGCGGCTGCGCCGGGGCCGGGGTGTGAAGGACACGCGGCTGCTGGTGGCGGACGCGCACGCGCTGCCGTTCCGGGACGCCACGTTCGACCGCGTCTTCCACGTGGGCGGCATCGGCGGCTACCACCAGCCCGCGGTGGCGCTGCGGGAGATGGCGCGCGTGGCGCGTCCCGGCACGCCGCTGGTGGTGGTGGATGAGCAGATGGACGCGGACTTCCGGCCGTCGCTGTTCCAGCGCGCCGCCTTCCGCGCCCTCACGTTCTACACGCGCGAGGCGAGGAGCCCGCGCGCGCTGCTGCCCCCGGACGCGGAGGGCGTCATCGAGGAGCAGGTGTCACCCTTCTACTATTGCCTCACGTTCCGCGTTCCGGGGCCGGCCGTCACGGGTTGA
- a CDS encoding serine/threonine-protein kinase, which translates to MSPEVVGRRYRILDLLGRGGAGTVWRAQDGLSGPVALKRLHKTVADLARRPGRGTPSAFATQGMALSLAHEFQTLVSLRHPHVIRVLDYGFDVEGRPYLAMDLLEDARTLVEAGADAPLVVQVGLLIQTLQALAYLHRRGIIHRDLKPGNVLVVRGQVKVLDFGLAVGRDQQGRRAHPAGTPGYLAPELFEDQPPSEQTDLFGFGAMACQMFFGRLPHAGQVFATPGFPPALKGVLERLVAPDAHRRPRDAEAVIAALCDASGQSPPAESAATRESFLQSARFVGRVKEREHLTDVLDKALSGQGGAWLIGGESGVGKSRLLDELRALALVRGAVVLRGQAVDTGGGPYQEWRAVLRWLPMLTELSDREARVLRPLVPDLESLLGHAVPAAPEVDAEMVQLRLHQTVEDLFSRLPQPTVIILEDLHQAHAESLQLLGQLAARAPGLRLLLLASFRDDESPQLPGQLPGARVLRLPRLDAEEIALLGESMLGTVGRRPDVVELLLRESEGNPFLLVEVVRALAEDAGGLDRLGARALPQRVWAGGMRALVQRRLEKVPREARGLLDLAALLGRELDLGVLQRAAPDVDVEAWLTDCAAAAVLDVADERWRFAHDKLRERLLEDLSPASRPALHRRAAEALEAAHPTGHAAALSYHWGQAQDVAREALHARRAGEEALAVGACREALPLLARALAAVPDATPLELGGLEALLAEARFQLGDLAAFRVHAEAALAHFGWRVPTTRAAWVLGTLGQVLSRVAQSARPDAYVDDSARRREARRVAGRLLMRLTDAFIYAQEALPVLWSGLRMLNLCEPAGPTPELARGYTVMAVVAGTVPLHRVADAWVKRAQEVAERVGRPADLAYVLNRNAVCAVYQGHWDDVEAWLARATAIVDSVGDLRLAEECRALLTVSVLYRGQFARGLPLMDWLEASAVRRGAVQTQHWAMHYRAHILLRLGEHARARVALEPALAWTEAHGGVTDRIIVDGTLALLCLREGDSVGARAAAEKALVRLSAGKPVAHFVYFGATAVAEVLLTLWAREMPGPGLQSLAHSARAALQALEVFAGVFPFGEPAAWLWRGCEAWLAGKQRKAFRAWRRCIVESEKRRTPYEAGRARLEWARHLPDGDPERAELLRRAVEDFTRLEAREDLAQALAEQGTAG; encoded by the coding sequence ATGAGTCCGGAGGTGGTGGGGCGCCGCTACCGCATCCTCGACCTGCTGGGCCGAGGCGGCGCGGGCACGGTGTGGCGCGCGCAGGACGGCCTGTCCGGCCCGGTGGCCCTCAAGCGGCTGCACAAGACGGTGGCGGACCTGGCGCGGCGCCCCGGGCGGGGCACCCCCTCCGCCTTCGCGACCCAGGGCATGGCGCTGTCGCTGGCCCACGAGTTCCAGACGCTGGTGTCGCTGCGCCACCCGCACGTCATCCGCGTGCTGGACTACGGCTTCGACGTGGAGGGCCGGCCCTACCTGGCCATGGACCTGCTGGAGGACGCGCGCACGTTGGTGGAGGCCGGCGCGGACGCGCCCCTGGTGGTCCAGGTGGGGCTGTTGATCCAGACGCTCCAGGCGCTCGCGTACCTGCACCGGCGCGGCATCATCCACCGCGACTTGAAGCCCGGGAACGTGCTGGTGGTGCGCGGGCAGGTGAAGGTGCTGGACTTCGGCCTCGCGGTGGGGCGCGACCAGCAGGGCCGGCGCGCGCACCCCGCGGGCACGCCGGGCTACCTGGCCCCGGAGCTCTTCGAGGACCAACCCCCTTCCGAGCAGACCGACCTCTTCGGCTTCGGCGCCATGGCGTGCCAGATGTTCTTCGGGCGCCTGCCTCACGCCGGTCAGGTGTTCGCGACGCCGGGCTTCCCGCCCGCGCTCAAGGGCGTGCTGGAGCGGCTGGTGGCGCCCGACGCCCACCGCCGGCCGCGCGACGCGGAGGCCGTCATCGCCGCGCTGTGCGACGCCTCCGGCCAGTCCCCGCCCGCCGAGTCCGCCGCCACGCGCGAGAGCTTCCTCCAGTCCGCGCGCTTCGTGGGCCGCGTGAAGGAGCGCGAGCACCTGACGGACGTGCTCGACAAGGCGCTCTCCGGCCAGGGCGGCGCGTGGCTCATCGGCGGTGAGAGCGGCGTGGGCAAGTCGCGCCTGCTGGACGAGCTGCGCGCGCTGGCGCTGGTGCGCGGCGCGGTGGTGCTGCGCGGCCAGGCGGTGGACACCGGCGGCGGGCCGTACCAGGAGTGGCGCGCGGTGCTGCGCTGGCTGCCCATGCTCACGGAGCTGTCCGACCGCGAGGCGCGGGTGCTCCGGCCCCTGGTGCCGGACCTGGAGTCGCTGCTGGGCCACGCGGTGCCGGCCGCCCCGGAGGTGGACGCGGAGATGGTGCAGCTGCGCCTGCACCAGACGGTGGAGGACCTCTTCTCCCGGCTGCCACAGCCCACGGTGATCATCCTGGAGGACCTGCACCAGGCGCACGCCGAGTCCCTCCAGCTGCTGGGACAGCTGGCGGCGCGGGCCCCGGGGCTGCGGCTGCTGCTGCTCGCGAGCTTCCGCGACGACGAGTCCCCGCAGCTGCCGGGGCAGCTCCCTGGCGCCCGCGTGCTGCGGCTGCCCCGCCTGGACGCGGAGGAGATCGCGCTGCTGGGCGAGTCCATGCTGGGCACCGTCGGCCGCAGGCCGGACGTGGTGGAGCTGCTGCTCCGCGAATCGGAGGGCAACCCCTTCCTGCTGGTGGAGGTGGTGCGCGCGCTGGCGGAGGACGCGGGCGGCCTGGACCGGCTGGGGGCCCGCGCGCTGCCCCAGCGCGTGTGGGCGGGCGGCATGCGCGCCCTGGTGCAGCGCCGGCTGGAGAAGGTGCCCCGGGAGGCGCGGGGGCTGCTGGACCTGGCGGCGCTCCTGGGCCGGGAGCTGGACCTGGGGGTGCTCCAGCGCGCCGCGCCGGACGTGGACGTGGAGGCGTGGCTCACCGACTGCGCGGCGGCGGCGGTGCTGGACGTGGCGGATGAGCGCTGGCGCTTCGCGCACGACAAGCTGCGCGAGCGGCTGCTGGAGGACCTGTCGCCCGCGTCCCGGCCCGCGCTCCACCGGCGCGCGGCGGAGGCGCTGGAGGCGGCCCACCCCACGGGCCACGCCGCGGCGCTGTCGTACCACTGGGGACAGGCCCAGGACGTGGCCCGCGAGGCGCTGCACGCGCGGCGCGCGGGCGAGGAGGCGCTGGCGGTGGGCGCGTGCCGGGAAGCGCTGCCGCTGCTCGCGCGGGCGCTGGCGGCCGTCCCGGACGCGACGCCGCTGGAGCTGGGCGGCCTGGAGGCGCTGCTGGCGGAGGCGCGCTTCCAGCTGGGCGACCTGGCGGCCTTCCGCGTGCACGCGGAGGCCGCGCTCGCGCACTTCGGCTGGCGCGTGCCGACGACGCGCGCGGCGTGGGTGCTGGGCACGCTGGGGCAGGTGCTGTCCCGGGTCGCGCAGAGCGCGCGGCCGGACGCGTACGTGGATGACTCCGCGCGGCGCCGCGAGGCGCGGCGGGTGGCGGGCCGGCTGCTGATGCGGCTCACCGACGCGTTCATCTACGCGCAGGAGGCGCTGCCGGTGCTCTGGAGCGGCCTGCGCATGCTCAACCTGTGCGAGCCCGCGGGCCCCACGCCGGAGCTGGCGCGCGGCTACACGGTGATGGCGGTGGTGGCGGGGACGGTGCCGCTGCACCGCGTGGCGGACGCGTGGGTGAAGCGGGCGCAGGAGGTGGCGGAGCGGGTGGGCCGCCCGGCGGACCTGGCCTATGTGCTCAACCGCAACGCGGTGTGCGCGGTGTACCAGGGGCACTGGGACGACGTGGAGGCCTGGCTCGCGCGGGCGACGGCCATCGTGGACTCGGTGGGGGACCTGCGGCTGGCGGAGGAGTGCCGCGCGCTGCTCACCGTGTCGGTGCTCTACCGGGGCCAGTTCGCGCGGGGCCTGCCGCTGATGGACTGGCTGGAGGCGTCCGCGGTGCGCCGGGGCGCGGTGCAGACGCAGCACTGGGCCATGCACTACCGCGCGCACATCCTGCTGCGGCTGGGCGAGCACGCGCGGGCCCGCGTGGCCCTGGAGCCGGCGCTCGCGTGGACGGAGGCGCACGGCGGCGTCACCGACCGCATCATCGTGGACGGCACGCTGGCGCTGCTGTGCCTGCGCGAAGGCGACAGCGTGGGCGCGCGCGCCGCGGCGGAGAAGGCGCTGGTGCGGCTGTCGGCGGGCAAGCCGGTGGCGCACTTCGTCTACTTCGGCGCGACGGCGGTAGCGGAGGTGCTGCTCACGCTGTGGGCGCGCGAGATGCCGGGGCCGGGCTTGCAGTCGCTCGCGCACAGCGCTCGGGCCGCGCTCCAGGCGCTGGAGGTCTTTGCTGGCGTGTTCCCCTTCGGCGAGCCCGCCGCGTGGCTGTGGCGCGGCTGCGAGGCGTGGCTCGCGGGCAAGCAGCGCAAGGCCTTCCGCGCGTGGAGGCGCTGTATCGTGGAGTCCGAGAAGCGGCGGACGCCCTACGAGGCCGGGCGCGCGCGGCTGGAGTGGGCCCGCCACCTGCCCGATGGCGACCCGGAGCGCGCGGAGCTGCTGCGGCGGGCGGTGGAGGACTTCACCCGGCTGGAGGCGCGCGAGGACCTGGCGCAGGCGCTGGCCGAACAGGGCACCGCGGGGTGA
- the gor gene encoding glutathione-disulfide reductase, with the protein MEGYDFDLFTLGAGSGGVAASRRAGASGARVAICEEGRVGGTCVLRGCVPKKLLVYASHFRYELEDAAGYGWTVNGPALDWKRLQAAKAKELDRLTGIYGRLLRDAGVTLVEGRGRVVDAHTVEVAGRRYTAERILVATGGRPYVPEVPGIEHAITSEEALELPSLPRRVAVVGGGYIGVEFAGIFAALGVKVTMLIRGDTVLRGFDNDIRAALTQEMRKKGVDIRTETFISDIEKRGDGTLSLMTRMGDTLEVDAVLYSTGRIPNTRGLGLEEAGVKLDARGAVVVDGQSRSSVESIYAVGDVTDRLNLTPVAIAEGRAMVETLYRNNPVTMDHENVPSAVFSQPPVGTVGLTEREAMERYGKVDVYVSSFRPMKHTLTGRDERSMMKVVVERGTERVLGFHMVGADAPEIIQGLAVALKCGVTKKQLDATVGIHPTAAEEFVTLRDKRPDPAESATMLELGREVVATPPGDTRE; encoded by the coding sequence ATGGAGGGCTACGACTTCGATTTGTTCACGCTGGGAGCGGGGTCTGGCGGCGTGGCGGCCAGCCGGCGCGCGGGGGCCTCCGGGGCGCGGGTGGCCATCTGCGAGGAGGGGCGCGTGGGTGGCACCTGTGTGCTGCGGGGGTGCGTGCCCAAGAAGCTGCTCGTGTACGCATCACACTTTCGCTACGAGCTGGAGGACGCGGCGGGCTACGGCTGGACGGTGAACGGGCCCGCGCTGGACTGGAAGCGGCTCCAGGCGGCGAAGGCGAAGGAGCTGGACCGGCTGACGGGCATCTACGGGCGGCTGCTGCGCGACGCGGGCGTGACGCTGGTGGAGGGCCGAGGCCGGGTGGTGGACGCGCACACGGTGGAGGTCGCGGGGAGGCGCTACACGGCGGAGCGCATCCTGGTGGCGACGGGCGGACGGCCCTACGTGCCGGAGGTGCCGGGCATCGAGCACGCCATCACGTCGGAGGAAGCCCTGGAGCTGCCGTCGCTGCCGCGCCGGGTGGCGGTGGTGGGGGGCGGCTACATCGGCGTGGAGTTCGCGGGCATCTTCGCGGCGCTGGGCGTGAAGGTGACGATGCTCATCCGCGGCGACACGGTGCTGCGCGGCTTCGACAATGACATCCGCGCGGCGCTGACGCAGGAGATGCGCAAGAAGGGCGTGGACATCCGGACGGAGACGTTCATCTCGGACATCGAGAAGCGCGGCGACGGCACGCTCAGCCTGATGACGCGCATGGGGGACACGCTGGAGGTGGACGCGGTGCTGTACTCCACCGGGCGGATCCCCAACACGCGGGGACTGGGCCTGGAAGAGGCGGGCGTGAAGCTGGACGCGCGGGGCGCGGTGGTGGTGGACGGGCAGTCGCGCTCATCGGTGGAGAGCATCTACGCGGTGGGGGACGTCACGGACCGGCTCAACCTCACGCCGGTGGCCATCGCGGAAGGCCGGGCGATGGTGGAGACGCTGTACCGGAACAACCCGGTGACGATGGACCACGAGAACGTGCCGTCCGCGGTGTTCAGCCAGCCCCCGGTGGGCACGGTGGGGCTCACGGAGCGCGAGGCCATGGAGCGCTACGGCAAGGTGGACGTCTACGTCTCCAGCTTCCGGCCGATGAAGCACACGCTCACCGGCCGCGATGAACGGTCGATGATGAAGGTGGTGGTGGAGCGCGGCACGGAGCGCGTGCTGGGCTTCCACATGGTGGGCGCGGACGCGCCGGAGATCATCCAGGGGCTCGCCGTCGCGCTGAAGTGCGGCGTGACGAAGAAGCAGCTCGACGCCACGGTGGGCATCCACCCCACGGCCGCGGAGGAGTTCGTCACCCTGCGCGACAAGCGCCCGGACCCGGCGGAGAGCGCCACGATGCTGGAGCTGGGGCGCGAGGTGGTGGCCACGCCTCCGGGGGATACACGGGAGTGA
- a CDS encoding NUDIX hydrolase has product MSGGEAWQGNVRARLYERVRERGYSSLTSFAEAHPAVPLYVLADALGKDDVAAVQVLSGLLAEAEQRKQVTRFVRDVLVRELAEGLPDGWPVVMDDANRFEVAMALGRWSSYTPETHEERVRRAGDALLAHPPPPGWRPLGPDDELLRTLLPDEEA; this is encoded by the coding sequence ATGAGCGGCGGAGAAGCTTGGCAGGGCAACGTCAGGGCACGTCTCTACGAAAGGGTCCGGGAGCGTGGCTACAGCTCACTCACCTCCTTTGCCGAGGCGCACCCTGCCGTTCCGCTGTACGTGTTAGCCGACGCGCTTGGCAAAGATGACGTTGCGGCGGTGCAGGTGTTGAGCGGATTGCTTGCAGAGGCGGAACAGCGCAAGCAGGTCACACGCTTCGTCCGCGATGTGCTCGTGCGTGAACTGGCCGAGGGACTCCCCGATGGTTGGCCGGTCGTGATGGACGACGCAAACCGTTTCGAGGTCGCCATGGCTCTCGGTCGTTGGTCGTCCTACACGCCAGAAACGCACGAAGAGCGTGTAAGGCGGGCCGGAGATGCACTCCTCGCCCATCCACCACCACCTGGCTGGCGACCGCTCGGTCCCGATGACGAACTGCTCCGGACGCTCCTTCCTGACGAGGAAGCCTGA
- a CDS encoding DUF2380 domain-containing protein, translating to MDSHEAALFKLASRPPALVGWGFTGVFTRYLDQGSNQLTWLRDALGSATALTDAASEAGDTDLELGLLRMTGPKLQAAQFGTLLLATWVDFLHLADAIFRNCPMCSVEKLFADLHRVQGMMEPTLADLSSLDPERVEAATLAMPELMGSLTREFDTLHRETRSTMKLGGQVIAAMQALEMVAMISTLKMSLPRGPPAAPATLGVGLVMTSGGVMVGSRIVVSAEWVEMMRRLVQAGVISVPAASAAVLIQGGQVMMAQGHQDLPKGVRDALGDSPEVRGMHETGRAGAGMSDAPKHHVLPQEHREWFEQRGFKGDMDIDQFCVRLEQAHHEAIHGGGNWKLGRTWPGEWNQMIMKALRDAEARTGRMLTRNEILRLVAKNMRDYRVPMNFTPGRGR from the coding sequence ATGGACAGCCACGAAGCCGCGCTCTTCAAACTGGCGTCCCGTCCTCCAGCCCTCGTGGGATGGGGCTTCACCGGCGTCTTCACGCGATACCTCGACCAGGGCTCCAATCAGTTGACGTGGCTTCGTGACGCGCTCGGGAGTGCCACCGCGTTGACGGATGCGGCCTCGGAAGCCGGTGACACGGACCTGGAGTTGGGCTTGCTGCGCATGACAGGGCCGAAGCTCCAGGCGGCCCAGTTCGGGACCCTCCTGCTTGCCACCTGGGTCGACTTCCTCCACCTCGCTGACGCCATTTTCAGAAACTGCCCGATGTGCAGCGTCGAGAAGTTGTTCGCCGACCTTCATCGCGTGCAGGGAATGATGGAGCCCACGCTGGCGGACCTCTCTTCGCTGGACCCGGAGCGGGTCGAAGCGGCGACCCTCGCGATGCCCGAGTTGATGGGGTCGCTGACCCGTGAGTTCGACACGCTCCATCGAGAGACTCGCTCGACCATGAAGCTGGGCGGGCAGGTCATCGCGGCGATGCAGGCGTTGGAGATGGTCGCCATGATCTCCACGCTGAAGATGTCACTGCCACGGGGGCCGCCTGCGGCTCCGGCGACGCTCGGCGTGGGCCTTGTGATGACTTCCGGTGGAGTCATGGTGGGCTCGCGGATTGTTGTCTCCGCCGAGTGGGTGGAGATGATGCGAAGGCTCGTGCAGGCGGGCGTTATCTCCGTTCCTGCCGCCAGTGCGGCCGTCCTCATTCAGGGCGGACAGGTCATGATGGCCCAGGGGCATCAGGACCTACCCAAGGGCGTGCGCGACGCGTTGGGAGACAGCCCCGAAGTGCGCGGCATGCACGAGACCGGCAGGGCAGGAGCGGGCATGTCCGACGCACCCAAGCACCACGTGTTGCCGCAAGAGCACCGCGAGTGGTTCGAGCAGCGCGGCTTCAAGGGCGACATGGACATCGACCAGTTCTGCGTCCGGCTGGAGCAGGCTCACCACGAGGCGATCCACGGCGGGGGAAACTGGAAGCTGGGGCGCACATGGCCCGGCGAGTGGAACCAGATGATCATGAAGGCCCTGCGCGACGCGGAGGCTAGGACTGGTCGGATGTTGACGCGGAACGAAATCCTGAGGCTCGTCGCGAAAAACATGCGGGATTATAGAGTTCCAATGAACTTCACTCCCGGGCGAGGCCGATGA
- a CDS encoding RICIN domain-containing protein, producing the protein MTTKEILISLLLTIPLAAHGAGDETTSTANTPSPTAEDPRLIVEHEDAVPTDGTPEGGDSRLGGSEDSPASFASIFTLRSSMNNKCLEIYAFNNNNGARSGMWDCWGGANQKWYWNGEEIRNTMNNKCLEVLSFNNNNGATVGMWDCWGGANQKWYRDGNQIRSRFNNKCLEIYALSNDNGARGAVWDCWGGANQQWYFGP; encoded by the coding sequence ATGACCACGAAAGAGATTCTCATCAGCCTTCTCCTGACGATTCCGCTCGCGGCCCATGGCGCAGGGGACGAAACAACGAGCACCGCGAACACACCCAGCCCCACGGCCGAGGACCCACGGCTCATCGTCGAACACGAGGACGCCGTCCCAACCGACGGGACTCCAGAGGGCGGAGACTCGAGGCTCGGCGGGTCCGAAGACAGCCCGGCTTCCTTTGCCTCAATCTTCACGCTCCGCAGCTCCATGAACAACAAGTGCCTGGAGATCTACGCCTTCAACAACAACAACGGCGCCCGCTCCGGCATGTGGGACTGCTGGGGCGGCGCGAACCAGAAGTGGTACTGGAACGGCGAAGAGATCCGCAACACCATGAACAACAAGTGCCTTGAGGTGCTTTCATTCAACAACAACAACGGCGCCACGGTTGGCATGTGGGACTGCTGGGGCGGCGCGAACCAGAAGTGGTACCGAGACGGAAACCAGATTCGGAGCAGGTTCAACAACAAGTGCCTGGAGATCTACGCACTCAGCAATGACAACGGTGCCCGCGGCGCGGTCTGGGACTGCTGGGGTGGCGCCAACCAGCAATGGTACTTCGGCCCCTGA